The proteins below are encoded in one region of Pleuronectes platessa chromosome 14, fPlePla1.1, whole genome shotgun sequence:
- the LOC128455476 gene encoding taste receptor type 2 member 7, translated as MERQQLTLSPQAFVLINAPLIFVSLTANIFYACCLISLSHGRQKLKQPLKTILECIVSCSILYCVFLPFLYYMYNDQKDFTWFALPWVMVMYFMNNSMTCYVRLNFYYYVQIVPARRALWIWVKRNIKSFMIWAFLFDQMVLLLFSVASVASQFSRSFTSSNSTRTEYSFDMDLLNFFSFYIFIAYIMLCLCVTSVSSFSTILYLYRHMRNVALSGSSFNAPRNQRHMRVATTGACQGAVYFLYATYYLLSSLSNFYSPNFRLGYWALFTVSSLFISGTTVNLGIGQTVFRQRAARTWTALKALCNVGVVTSDSQLTSG; from the coding sequence ATGGAACGCCAACAGCTCACTCTCAGTCCTCAGGCTTTTGTACTGATCAATGCTCCTCTCATCTTCGTCAGCCTCACTGCGAACATCTTCTACGCTTGTTGTTTGATCTCCCTGTCGCACGGCCGACAGAAACTCAAGCAGCCGTTGAAGACCATTCTGGAATGTATTGTCAGCTGCTCTATACTTTATTGTGTCTTTTTGCCTTTCTTGTACTATATGTACAACGACCAAAAAGACTTTACATGGTTTGCCCTGCCATGGGTGATGGTGATGTACTTCATGAACAACAGCATGACGTGCTACGTTCGGCTAAACTTCTACTACTATGTCCAGATTGTCCCTGCAAGGCGAGCTCTTTGGATCTGGGTAAAGAGGAACATAAAGTCTTTCATGATCTGGGCCTTTCTTTTCGACCAGATGgttcttctgctcttctccgTTGCGAGTGTGGCAAGTCAATTTTCCAGGAGCTTTACGTCTTCTAACAGCACAAGGACAGAATATAGCTTTGACATGGACCTCTTaaacttttttagtttttacatcTTCATAGCTTACAtcatgttgtgtctgtgtgtcacgaGCGTTTCTAGCTTCTCAACGATCCTCTACCTCTACAGACACATGAGAAACGTGGCCCTGAGCGGCAGCAGCTTCAACGCGCCGAGGAATCAAAGACATATGAGAGTGGCCACCACTGGCGCCTGCCAAGGAGCCGTGTACTTCCTCTATGCCACCTACTACCTCTTAAGCTCATTGAGTAATTTCTACTCGCCGAACTTTAGGTTAGGTTACTGGGCCCTTttcactgtctcctcactgttcATATCAGGCACCACGGTCAACCTGGGGATCGGTCAGACTGTGTTCAGGCAAAGGGCAGCCAGAACATGGACGGCACTCAAAGCACTGTGTAATGTTGGAGTGGTAACAAGCGATAGCCAGCTGACATCGGGTTAA